Below is a genomic region from Miscanthus floridulus cultivar M001 chromosome 1, ASM1932011v1, whole genome shotgun sequence.
ATCACAACACATCACActcgaacctcgaacacatagctgagcagcaaccgagctctcggcacctgttcgctcctctcaccagagacttgggacctgtccctctctcgaccgtttgtaacccctactacgaactttcagtgctagtaacacgagcagcagcaacgaactggatgtagggacattctgcccgaaccactataaacctcatgtcctcttagcacaccatccgagtcagacgcgcaatattagaaatttacatgttggtgtttactcgaaacaccgacacttgtATACCATTCAGTGATCTAAACCCCATTTACTTAATGTCATGCTTCATGATATATAATTACTGCCTCCATTTTCAAAGCATTTTTGTTGATGACTAGAAACGACTGACTATTGTGGCCTTAATTAATAGCAAAACTGGCTAGAATAGTTTTGTACGGTCCTGGTGTAACATGAAGATTCATATTGAATTCGACTTGTAAACCACTTCAAGCAGGGTAGGTTAACCCCATCCTAGAAATATAAATTAAAGGCCCAAAGACAGTTGAGGGTATCCAATCGATCAAAGAAAAACAAAACTACTATTTTTACCTTTTTTATAACCCAAGCTTTAATTTCCAAGCAGTTCCCTACTTGTTGTTCTACAAGCATATCAACAATGTTTGTGGGCGTTCTAGAATGTTTGTGGGCATTCTAGATGACCGGCCAATACTAGAACAACCCTAGATGTGCCTCCCCGATGGGCTCTTTTTAGAGAAGGTGTTCTTAGGTTTTCGTGGGATAAAAAAAACGGCTATGACAATTTCATAAACTTTGTGAGGCTGGTTTGGCCAAGGTTCACGGCCATGAGTTGATTCTCATGCGATCGGAGCACTTTATTAACTCTTTTGGGTGCAAGATCAAAATTGCATCAACATATGTTTTGGTCAATTTGCTACAGAAGTTGAAGAATTCATCTGCTACcaatggatgatgatgagaagggtGTGCAACTGATCGCAACAAAGACATAGTATCATAAACACAAAAGAGAAGCAACATTCTATGTCTCTCTATATACTACAATACTCGTTGTAGTAGTTAGCATATATTTGTAAGTTACATTGTACTTGTAGTTTATATTCTGTGATCTAACCTCTAAATTATGTACATTACTATTGCCTccattttcaaaatttcaaattatcTATTTAGCTTTTCCTAATAATAAACGTCACCtgtttaaaaataaaaaactgaAGGAATACGCACACTTTATTTGTTTGATATAGCACACAATTTATTTGCTTCATACCCTGTTAAACTAAGTACTACCATATATCAAAACTTGGAGATTATACCAGCTACTTTACATGTACGATGATTAATTATTGCCTACGGTGATTTATATATATTACCACATTTAAGAAAAGAAGCAAGCACGTGGATGGATGCATGCATACATACATGTATACTACATACATCCAGctagcaaagaaaaaaaaaagataataaTCGATCAGGTGATCATCAGAAGAACATGCTGTATCTAGCTAGTTGTCCTGGTAAAAGTACAGGGTTTTTATTCCTGGTGTGTGGCCACGCCCACCACGGCTATCTGGACAAGTGCATGTGCATTTTATTTCGCTGCCGTAACCTTTACTACACTATTTCCTCAATGTAGCAGCAACATGCATGATGGTTCAATGCATCTTTAATTTAATTTCCTTCTTCATACTCCTATATTAGTTTGGTTCTCTCCAgtcatatattgataacttactTATGCATGCTTATTAGGCCGTCTAAGTTTTGCACATTAAGAGAAGTGGGAAACTATATTAATCTCATGCATGGCCAACCACGCACATTGATGTGATGATCCGACTGGTGGTTAGGCACATATAGATAGTACGTATCTTGTTGGAGCGCCGATTAATAGGTCACAATCGATCCAAATATCACACTGCGtcacatatatatgaacatatattACCATATATGTGTCTCGTCTCTGCGTATATGTTAGTTTATATATGACACAAGCGTTGCCGTACACGCATCACTCAATGCCATGCAAtttgtttttttaagaaaaaatagaTTTTGCTTACATACATAATTCTGTAATTGACAGGagaaaaaaaccaaaaaattccAAAGCATTAGGTTGTGATGATAATTGATTCATCCACTGCCGCCTAACTTTCCCATGCCTGCCGTATGTGTGTAAACCTAAACCCGGATATGTGTGGTGGTGGGGCCGTGGGGGCAGCTGGATGGATGGGCGTGTGGATTTGGCGGGTGGGGTTAGCCAGGCCCAGGCCCGCTCACGTTGCGTGCCACCTTCCTCTCGCTACGCCGCGGGGCCCAGCGCACAGCTGTTGtctggtctctctctctctcatcgtcCTTCCAAGCAAAGCAGCAACTAGCTAAACCGTTCTTCTCTCTCCGTGCTGCTACCTGTTGCCTCAATCGATCTACCACGTACTGTACATTCTTGCCTTGTGAATTTACAGTGAATAATGTATAGTACATACATTATGCATATAATATATACTAGTAGGTAGATATATATACAGAGAGAGAGGGGGAATGAAGCATGCATATTCTGCAAAACATTTTTTGTCAGAGCTGCAACTTGGGCCCACTggccgttcgcttcgctgaattaaaatactgttccgactaatttgttgtgggagaaaaatattgttctagcttAAAAAATAAACCGAGAAAGATGGATCGTAAGAGAAACAGGACCTGCCTGTCTAGCTACGGTGGATGCGATCGTCCCTGGAGCTGCATCAGGGCTGGCAGCGACAAACCACCTGTGGACAGTCTGCCTCCTCCTTTGTTGACAAACATTTTCACTAAATTATATAATATTAGCAATATCAGAGAACATAATTTTTTTTGCTCGAAAAAGGTATGTGCTCTCCCGTTATACACCGTTGATATACGACCATTGTCACATTATGTACTGTAGCTAAATAATCCTAGCAGGCAAAATAGTCTGCAGCCCAGTGGTTACCAGAGCCTCGGTAACACCTATTTAACGGCGTTGTTGTTGACTTTGTCAATCTTGAGGATTTGTTGGCCTAGACTTCGAAGATGCTCATATGAGTACGGTTCATGTGTGTACGTTCATAGGGATGTGTGTGTACGTTATAAGTGTCTGCTTTGTACTAtgtaatttgaaaaaaaaaattcctaGCAGGGATGGGATCGGATTTGATGAGGTAATTTTCTTCCCCTAATTACAAACCAGCTGTACATGTAGATCTCTGTACGTGTTTAATTTTACAGCTGATGATGATGTATACTAGCTACTAGTACTATACAGTATCTATCTAAAGGCGTACGTACATACATATATGGTGTACTAGCTGCTACTGGTAGTTGTTAGGCTGTAACCCGCCTGACAGCGCAGCAATCTGGTGCGTTCCGTGGATGCGTACGTCTGTCCATCACCACGCGCCGCCCTTCCCTCTTCTTCTCACATGTACGCCGGCTAAAAAAACAgctgatttattataaaaaaatattattattttattaaaataatatggCTGATAAATTCAAACGAACGTAAAACAAGCGCTTCAGAACATGTTCGCTTAAACTCGGCCGGCTTATGAGCGCTTCAGTTCACAGTTGACACACACCGCCGATGGATGCCCATGCTCACCGGTCTTCCTCTTCTCACCGCCCTATTCTAGCTATTTATTAGTGCTGCTAGCCTAGACCTACTGCTACCACTACAGTACCAGTACATACTGACTGCTGCCGCTGCCCTCTCGCTCCTCTCCTCTCTGCTCGTGGTCGTCATCAATCGTGGGCATCTCCTTCTCTTCTCCCTGTGCCAGCCTTGTACAACTGCCACTCTCCCAATCCTCCTCCCaccccttcttcttcatctatctccctcctccaccgcccTTTTCTTTCCCCTTTTCCTCACACCCCTCTTTCCAGTTTGTGCTGTCGTCTGCTGTGCTGTGCTCGCCGGCCGGCTGGCCGGCCTCATCTCTCCAACTCCCCCTTCCTTACCTCACCACGCCTCCACTAGCGCTAGTCGCCTCCATGCGCGCTGCTTGCTCCACTACTCCCGCCCATCTTCTCCGATCCGCCTCGATAATTCTGCCGTAGCAGCAGCCTAGCCTGCTATAGCTAGCTAGCGCCGGGGAAAAGATCCAGCCAGCGCCGGCCGGGCGCCGGGAAGGCGCAAGATTCCGCCTTTGATTCCACGCGCCACGCAGGCCGGCATGCAGCAGCCGGCCATGCCGCCGCCACTCTCGCCTGCCGCGGGGACGGCCGCCGCGGCGGGCCAGCACGCCACGCCCATCAGCAGCCGCCCGCCGccggagccacagcagcagcaagtCGACGAGGTCGGCGGCTCGGCTTCCGCCGGCAGCAGCTTCGTCgttgaccacgacggcgagcgcAACGAGCCGTCCGGCGGCAACCGGTGGCCGCGGCAGGAGACGCTGGCGCTGCTCAAGATCCGCTCCGAGATGGACGCCGCGTTCCGGGAGGCCGCCCTCAAGGGACCCCTCTGGGAGCAAGTCGCCAGGTGCGTCACGCGTGTGCAGTTTGCCTAAGCCTAAGCCAGCCGCGAGAATTCTCCATGGCCTGACGCGAGTCACGCGACGCTGCATGAAATCTCGCTGTCGGATTCGTTCGTTCCAGCTCAAATTCGGTCAGTTTCGATGTGATGGAAGTAGCCTGCAGCAGCTGGTCACCTCCTCTCTTCCCCTTCGATTGTGTGGCGCAGAACATGCGGCATCGTCGTCGCCGCCCACGGCCACGACGAACACAGTGAATTTCCCAATTAAAAACCATACACACATCGCTCTCCACTTTTCCActcatattcttcttcttcttttctcaaACTTTATTTGTGTGTCGTCACCTCATCGTCGTCTATCCCATAGTAGAGATACATGTAGTACTCCTAGTGGATAGATAAAGTAATATACTACTACTAACTCACTTCAGATCTGATGCCTGCAGATGGCATCAATCCCAATTCTCAAAATTTAATTTCTGCATTTTATTCCAAATTGAGCAGTATATTTTTAATAAAGAAAGATATCtttttctctatctctctctccctATGGCAATTAATAACCAAATGGAAATTATATTATACAAACTACTACATGTGTAGATGAGGAAAAGTAGATCGAACAGATAAAATTGTACTGAACTTGGAGGCTGGCTACTAGGGCTGTAGGTATAGGTAGTACAAGTAGATGAGTAGATGCATATGGAGATGTCCCCCTCCTTTTTCTTGGAGAGCTACATGTGCAAGCATGGCGATGGATGCGATCGTGATGGGTGGCAGTGGTGGTGGGCGGATGGCATGGGGACGACACGAGACGAGGTTAATTGTGGTGGCTATGCTGTGTATGTTTGCAGGAAGCTGGAGGCTATGGGCTACAAGCGCAGCGCCAAGAAGTGCCGCGAGAAGTTCGAGAACGTCGACAAGTACTACAAGCGCACCAAAGACGGCCGCGCCGGCCGCGGCGACGGCAAGGCCTACCGCTTCTTCTCCGAGCTCGAGGCCCTCCACGGCGCCTCCTCGCCGGCGGCGCCGCACCCGCCGGTGGCGGTGTCTCTCGCGCCGACGCCTgtggccatggcgccaccaccACCGGCCACGTCCCATCCCGGCATGGCGCCGGCCGCCTTGCATGCCGAGCCACCGCCACCGACGCCGCCGGCACCTCGCGTCGTTGCCGCCGTGCCGCAGCCGGCTCCGACGACGGGGACTGGCAgtgccactactactaccgcGCATCCTGCAGGCGCCGCCAGCGACGCGGCGGCGGCATGCATGATGACGCCTGGTGACGTCAGCTTCTCCTCGGGCTCGGACGGGGAGGACACGGAGGAAaccggcggcggaggcgacggcGGGAAGCGGAAGCGGGACGACGGGGACGGTgacggcagcagcggcagcaagATGATGCGGTTCTTCGAGGGGCTGATGCGGCAGGTGATGGAGCGGCAGGAGGAGATGCAGCGGCGATTCATCGAGGCCATCGAGCGGCGGGAGCAGGACCGGATGATCCGCGAGgaggcgtggcggcggcgggaggTGGCGCGCCTCGCCCGCGAGCAGGACGCGCTCGCCCAGGAACGCGCCATGGCCGCGTCACGCGACGCCGCCGTCGTCTCCTTCATACAGCGGGTCACCGGGCAGACCATCCCGATGCCCATGCCCTCGTCCGTCGCGCCTCCGCCGGCCTTCATCACCGCGCTGACGCATACGCCGCCGCCCTTGCAGCCCACGCCGGTGGCTTCCGCTGCACCGGCGCCAGCCCCGGCGCAGCCACCTCCGCCTCCAACTCATCAGCTGTCACCCACCACACCGAAACCGCACACAACAATGCCGATGACGGCACAGCTACAGCCACATCAGGCGCCGTCGCCGGCGACGCATCCAAAGGGTAATAAGGAGATCGTGGTCCGTGCGCCGCCACCGGTGGAGTCGCAGGACACGGCGGGGTCCGGTGGCGGCGCCCCGTCGCCGTCGAGGTGGCCCAAGGCGGAGGTGCACGCGCTGATACAGCTGCGCACGGAGCTGGAGACGCGGTACCAGGACTCCGGGCCCAAGGGCCCGCTGTGGGAGGATATCTCGTCGGGGATGCGGCGGCTCGGGTACAACCGGAGCGCCAAGCGCTGCAAGGAGAAGTGGGAGAACATCAACAAGTACttcaagaaggtgaaggagagcaACAAGAAGAGGCCCGAGGACTCCAAGACCTGCCCCTACTACCACCAGCTCGACGCGCTCTACCGCAGCAAGGCGCTCGCGTCGTTGTCGTCCGGCGCAGCTCCGGTGGCGGCGCCGCCGCGCCCGGATCAGCAGGCTGCTGCGGCGCCCGTCACCGTGCTAACAGCGGTGCCGCTGTCCCAGACGGCGCCTCACGGCAACGGCAACGGGTGCGCGAGCAGGGGCAGCTCGGACAATGGCGGCGGCAGCTCCGGGGGCATGCAGAAGCAGCAGGCGAGCAACGGCGGTGGTGTTGACGCCAGGTTCTCCGCCGTCGATGGCGCCGGTGGCAATGGCGTTGTTGCGACGGACAAGGTAATCCATCTATCGATCAAgtagcatgcatgcatggtgtcGTCATATCCACACTTTTGGCGATCCGATCCGATCGATCCGGTTGCTGATGATCATAGCATGCATGCCGTACTGCTTGTTACAGCGAGAAGAAGGCATTGTCATGACGAAggagacgacggcggcggcggagacgagGCCGCAGCCGGTGTCGACGAACGACAGCTACGTGAACGACGACGCCGTGGACAGCGACAGCAGCATGGACGACGACGATGAAGAGGATGACtttgacgacgacgaggaggagggcgACGTTCGCGGCGGCGGCAACAGCAAAATGCAGTACGAGATccagttccagcggcagcagcatcAGCAGCAGAACAACCagagcggcggcgccggcgccggcccgGCAGCGACAGCAAGTGGGTCTTTCTTGACCATGGTCCATCACtagctgcatgcatgcatacatgccAAAGCGTACAAACTTGCTGTGTACGTGTCCTTGCACAGGTAAAAAAAAAGTGGACACCGTGCACGAACACCGAACGGCACCAAAACcatgcattttactctttttgaTGCACGGAGCGAGCTTGCTCCTGCATGCATGCACAGCAAGCTCTTTCACTTGTTCATCGTTTCATCTCTGGACCCAAAATCCAATCCTGCacatacacatgcatgcatgcatagacACGTGAGATTCACCGTACATATACGTATAGATGGTGGTGGTATTGGAGGAGGAAGAAGCTGATGGGGTGTACACTACTGTGGGGTACATATATACCGTGTGTTACTGCTATTACACTACAGTGTATGTGGTACAACAAAAGAAGAGACATCTTGAGCTGATGGAATGGAAAACATGTGCTCATGCGggaatttctttttttttgggggggggggggggggggggacttttgggtctttcttttctttcccctTTTAAGAAGAATTGTTACTGAGCTGTCCATTATGTAATTTATTATAAATTCGTTCTTACATATACTGTGGTTAATATTAATGACTGCTAAATTATACTACTTTGTACTACATTTGGTAATTGTAAAATCCTTGAGGTTCTCTTTGTAACAACTACTCTACTGGTTTACCTGAGCAGTTAGAGCATGCTATCccagatctagacatcactgccggttcaaaaaatcccttcactgctggattttgaattgacagtggcataccggcagtgatgggggttgacatcactgtcggttcttaaaaaccgacactgatctacaagcAACAGTGTCAGTTTCTGGCTCCACtcggcagtgtccagttgaacaacactgtcgTTTTGAACCtcacaactgatcgaagcctttatcgctcaatccgtttgtcgatttgaactctaacagcatgatgtcgacttccagtttgctcattgaaaaattcctatacaatggtgttttgctatcttgtctcattttctctagctttctcagctatctttcactaagacgTCCGGTTTCTACATtacatagcagctgagaaatgacaTCGTTATCCTCGGGGTTgttagctagcgtgttcctaaacacattattaactgtggtcataggttccgtgttgccaccgggttcctcgtcagcatcgtggatggctacggcaggcatgtccacatcatcatcgtttttctgcagaacattcacaccaacgtcgccatgcatagtccatatcgtatagtttggcatgaacccctgataatcaagtgcgatcgtatagactcaatttgacgatagttcctttgattcttgcaatctttgcatgagcagaagacagggtttccattcccagcatgggctttggcatcggtgataaactggctgacgcaatgcatgtaccgcttgtccgttcgggatagatgcatccactctcgatccatctctgcacaaaaaaatactgagacagtaattacaaagaattaataaaaaatcgagcttcatgaacaacaattgtagctcgaaagtaccattttttgaAAACATTATTAtatactaattattggaaaattgaaattggtagccccgaccCTGTAAATTAAAAATTGTAGTAAAAAACTAGAGTGAAATACATTGGCGGCCCTTTAACTTATCGGCATGTGTCAATCCGGTCCACGAACTTGCAAACGCGGAAAATAGaccctgaacttgtcaagttaTTCACCGTAGGTCTATTTCCCATCCGGCGCGGCCTCTAGGCGACATGGCAGTGCCAGCATGGCGGACAAAGCACGTGAGCCACACGTTTCAACGGGCCTGCCACGCTCGCTTGCCGGCAGTACGCAGTCAGCATGCTCACCGCCGACGGCCACCAACCATTTTCGCCGCCCTCGCGCGTGCTGACGCACAGCTGCTTTGGTGGCGTTCGCAAGCAGGAGCTGGAGTACCTAGAAGCCACCTCCCCGCCGTTAAAGCGCAAAGCCACTGGCCGTCTCCCTCTTTCTCCTTCCTATGCTCACCACCGAGCTCCTCAGTTCACCGGCCAATTCATCGCCACCAAACCATCATCGTCTAATTCCTCTTGCTAGTCGAATCGCCTGCTCCTTGTGCACCCATCCGACCCACTCGCGCCGCCCTCACTGCCGGAATTGGCCCACGCGCGTTGTTCCCGCAGCGGCGGCTCGCCATAGCCGCCGTGGACAGCTCCACCGTGGCCAGCCTCCTCTAGAACTCCTCTCGCCTCACCGTTGGTTGCTTTAGCTCCTCTTTGATGCCTCCATGCTAATTAGCTCTCCGTTTGTCCTTTTCATCATTAGGTCGCACCAGAACACCGGTTGCCGTCGCAGCCGTCCACCATGACTACAAGCAGAAGCTCTACCACCGCTGTGTCCTACCGCTCCACCTCTTCGTGACCCAAGAAAAGAAAGTTAGCGCCCTCTCCGTCACCTGCAGTACATGTCGATCCCTTTCCAGGATTTCCTTCGTCGCCTGAGCTGCTCACCATCGAGCCGCTCGTCTTCAGGCCGGCAACACCACGGTTGCACGTGGCCTAGCAGCCATAGACCGTCTACGGTCCTGATTCTTCCTTCCACGGGCGCGTCAGGGCATGGAGATGCCCCAACACCTCTCCTTCACCGTCGATGAGCACCTTCTCTGGCGTCCTCTGTCGCTGGGCGCAAGCGTGGCGGCACCGGCGGGCGAGCGTGGCGGCGCGGCGGCTCCGGCAAGCGCACGCGGCAGCAAGCACGCGAGCGCGCGGAGCCAGCGCCCAACGTGCGAGCGTCGTGCCACAGAGGAGCGCACACGGTGCTGGCGGGCGAGCGTGGCGGCACCTGCGGGCCAGCGCGATGGCTTTGACAAGCGCACGCGGTAGCAAGCACACGAGCGCGTGGAGCCAGCGCCCACTGGGCGAGAGTCGCGTCGTAGAGGAGCGCACACGGTGCCGACGGGCGGTGTTGCGGCTCCGACAAGCGCATGCGGCAGCGAGCACACGGAGCCAGCGGGCGAGAGCGGTGCCGCGGCCGAGCGCACATGGTGCCGGCATGGAGGAATCAAAGAGGAGCTAAAACAACCAATGGTGAGGCGAGAGGAGTTCTGGAGGAGGCTGGCCATGGTGGAGCTATCCACGGTGGCTATGGCGAGCCGCCACTGCGGGAACAGCGCGCGTGGGCCAATTCCGGCAGCGAGGGCAGCGCGAGCGGGTCGGAtgggtgcgcaaggagtaggcgattCGACTAGCAAGAGGAATTAGACAATGATGGTTTGGTGGCGACGAATTGGCTGGCGAACTGAGGAGCTCGGCGGTgagcagaggaaggagaaagagggAGACGACTGGTGGCTTCGCGCTTTAATAGCGGGGACGCAGCTTCAAGGTACTCCAGCTCCTGCTTGCGAACGCCACCAAAGCAGCTACGCGTCAGCACGCGTGAGGGCAGCGAAAATAGTCGGCGGTGAGCAAGCTAACTGCGTACTGCCGGCAAGCGAGCATGGCAGGCCCGTTGAAACGTGCGGCTCACGTGCTTCGTCCGCCACGTTGGCACTGCCACGTCGCTTGGAGGCCGCGccgtgtgggggatatacccccgggtaccacaagatggtacatgggccgcaccatccgaggtggcccggcccgttagatcaaggcgtgcacggcgctgcttggcgtgcaccgcaagacattgtaatagtaccaaataggatactttacttgtaaccttgtcccttcggagtatataaggaggggcaagggtcccctagaggacagatccaaATAGATCATACaggatacatctcaatacaatacaccaaagacacaggacgtagggtattacgtcgaccagacggcccgaacctgtctaaatcgctgtctctgcgccttgtgtcaccatccggttcctgatcacacgcatcctaccgataatctaccaccacgggcaccaccctcggtggactgccgaccatatttcgtcgacagtggcgcaccaggtaagggtcccctttaggggttgtgcgCGCTGATCCTCCGGTGAACCAGATGGACCTCAAGTTCAACATGACATTGTCCACAGGATCGTTCTTCGGTTTTGCACGGAAACTTCTTCGTCATCATCTACGGCGATTCGGCTACCTGCAGAGCATCAGGGGCCAGTGCAACCGCCTTGACCTGCTCGGAAGGCACCTGGTCGAATCGTCGAGTTAGATTCCAGTATCCAACTTCTGCTGAGTCCACACCGGCTCCGGCACGTGGGCAGTCTACCCTGACCGGCTCTGACTCTCCGAGAGAAAGCCTACGATCACCGTGCGGGACTCGGGCACGATGGGCAGCCTGTCTGCGACACACGATCAGATCCGTGTCTCCGAGAAACTCCTGCCGATCAGATCCAATCTCATCATCATGCCTAGGCACTTGAACGTGGTCCATTCAGGCTCATGCATGATCGACGGGCATGCAAGCAAATAAGGAAGGTGTAACGTGTACATCTATATGGAAGCCAACAACTCCGTCCGTTATGGAGTCGACTGAAACTCCAGATAGCAAGCTAGCCAAGAGTCATGCATATACGCGTATACGTCTACACAAAAGCATACATGCAAGCCATCTGATCGGGCAGAAGAGGTCAAGACGACTTGTCTATTTGCCGAAAAAGCTAACAAGATACGTAgcatgtatacatgtatatacaTCTGCACGGATGCAAGCCAATAGCAACACACGGAGGTCTACGCACAAGCAAATAGAGGAGTATGTGTGCATCTACAAGCCCATATATGCGTTGGGAGCGGATCCACTTGCTTGCATGTCGTGCTAAGGCATCCATCGGAGGCATCCATACAATACTAATACGTACAATGAAATACGTCCAAGTCCAAATACATGGAGCCATCCGAATCAAGTTGTTAACTGAGCCGCACGAGCTACCAAAAGAAGCGTCCGAGCCATTTAAATTAGCCACGTTGAGACATCAAGAGAGCCGGCCAAGCCGTACGCAAGCCACGCCAAGCCGCGGAGCGAGCCGCCGAGCGAGccacaccgagctccgaccacgtcgaccgcgaccacgtcgactacgtcccgagcagctccgccgagctccgaccacgttgacCGTGACCACGTCGACCTCGTCCCGAGCAGCTtcgtcgagctccgaccacatcgaccaccagaccatgtcgcaatgatgatcgtcgcgaagaacggcgctacgacaattgCGACCACAGTCGTGACGATAagtcgaaaagctcgaggaccggacaacttcatcgccaacgacacgtcaagccatctctcgaacatcgcaacacgccgactactcccaccggtcgtcaataaagctaagtattattttttgaaaatttcttcgatcatcgtacacctccgccAACCACCCTAAGGGTGCGCTCCGCatcgaattttctccatacatacaatccaaaacatgtaCAAGTTTTTACAGcggttcgccgatacgttttccttcctgcttgagaatcccagagccggcactgtctccggctccaccccacgcgtgcatgagagtccgccctctgcgctacgggtagtcggcagtcgctccctggtaacactggcactctacgcgcggcagcgttccgtacctcgcgctacgagatgttggtcagcccagggctggcgcattcttcaggacaggttaatacatcgcgctacacctctacataacaaaagggctaaaaacagctaatgttatttttcgaatattacaccaagtataattcatcgccaaccgaacaccaagtgtttacttcacctcctatagagaggtcaatatatttcgtacaccatcatgtactaccgctctccgtgtttatttttcaggaacacagttcggtcagcgagctcatgcttcagggttcgccaagaccactacggtgctcgaggactctggccagaccacgctcgtgctcgggggctctggccaga
It encodes:
- the LOC136450617 gene encoding trihelix transcription factor GTL1-like isoform X1, which gives rise to MQQPAMPPPLSPAAGTAAAAGQHATPISSRPPPEPQQQQVDEVGGSASAGSSFVVDHDGERNEPSGGNRWPRQETLALLKIRSEMDAAFREAALKGPLWEQVARKLEAMGYKRSAKKCREKFENVDKYYKRTKDGRAGRGDGKAYRFFSELEALHGASSPAAPHPPVAVSLAPTPVAMAPPPPATSHPGMAPAALHAEPPPPTPPAPRVVAAVPQPAPTTGTGSATTTTAHPAGAASDAAAACMMTPGDVSFSSGSDGEDTEETGGGGDGGKRKRDDGDGDGSSGSKMMRFFEGLMRQVMERQEEMQRRFIEAIERREQDRMIREEAWRRREVARLAREQDALAQERAMAASRDAAVVSFIQRVTGQTIPMPMPSSVAPPPAFITALTHTPPPLQPTPVASAAPAPAPAQPPPPPTHQLSPTTPKPHTTMPMTAQLQPHQAPSPATHPKGNKEIVVRAPPPVESQDTAGSGGGAPSPSRWPKAEVHALIQLRTELETRYQDSGPKGPLWEDISSGMRRLGYNRSAKRCKEKWENINKYFKKVKESNKKRPEDSKTCPYYHQLDALYRSKALASLSSGAAPVAAPPRPDQQAAAAPVTVLTAVPLSQTAPHGNGNGCASRGSSDNGGGSSGGMQKQQASNGGGVDARFSAVDGAGGNGVVATDKREEGIVMTKETTAAAETRPQPVSTNDSYVNDDAVDSDSSMDDDDEEDDFDDDEEEGDVRGGGNSKMQYEIQFQRQQHQQQNNQSGGAGAGPAATASGSFLTMVHH
- the LOC136450617 gene encoding trihelix transcription factor GTL1-like isoform X2, whose product is MQQPAMPPPLSPAAGTAAAAGQHATPISSRPPPEPQQQQVDEVGGSASAGSSFVVDHDGERNEPSGGNRWPRQETLALLKIRSEMDAAFREAALKGPLWEQVARKLEAMGYKRSAKKCREKFENVDKYYKRTKDGRAGRGDGKAYRFFSELEALHGASSPAAPHPPVAVSLAPTPVAMAPPPPATSHPGMAPAALHAEPPPPTPPAPRVVAAVPQPAPTTGTGSATTTTAHPAGAASDAAAACMMTPGDVSFSSGSDGEDTEETGGGGDGGKRKRDDGDGDGSSGSKMMRFFEGLMRQVMERQEEMQRRFIEAIERREQDRMIREEAWRRREVARLAREQDALAQERAMAASRDAAVVSFIQRVTGQTIPMPMPSSVAPPPAFITALTHTPPPLQPTPVASAAPAPAPAQPPPPPTHQLSPTTPKPHTTMPMTAQLQPHQAPSPATHPKGNKEIVVRAPPPVESQDTAGSGGGAPSPSRWPKAEVHALIQLRTELETRYQDSGPKGPLWEDISSGMRRLGYNRSAKRCKEKWENINKYFKKVKESNKKRPEDSKTCPYYHQLDALYRSKALASLSSGAAPVAAPPRPDQQAAAAPVTVLTAVPLSQTAPHGNGNGCASRGSSDNGGGSSGGMQKQQASNGAGGNGVVATDKREEGIVMTKETTAAAETRPQPVSTNDSYVNDDAVDSDSSMDDDDEEDDFDDDEEEGDVRGGGNSKMQYEIQFQRQQHQQQNNQSGGAGAGPAATASGSFLTMVHH